In uncultured Draconibacterium sp., one genomic interval encodes:
- a CDS encoding sugar phosphate nucleotidyltransferase — translation MKPTLLVLAAGMGSRYGGLKQIDPIGPSGETIIDYSINDAIDAGFGKIVFVVRESFEEEFKDLFNKKLEGKIEAEYVTQEIEKVPSGCEYTPERSKPWGTGHAILMAKEAINEPFAVINADDYYGREAFFTMAEFLIKECSEKVFGMVGYRLKNTISEHGSVSRGVCNTDNSDHLLSVVERTQVEKKDDGIAYRDYHKWNFIDSQSIVSMNFWGFTPGVFSHLETQFTQFLKQYGQELKSEFYIPFVISEIISEGETNVKVLKSESQWFGVTYKEDKEKAISSINTLVQQGVYPAKLWSN, via the coding sequence ATGAAACCAACATTATTAGTACTAGCTGCCGGAATGGGAAGCCGCTACGGAGGTTTGAAACAAATAGATCCGATAGGCCCTTCAGGAGAAACGATTATTGATTACTCGATAAATGATGCCATAGATGCCGGATTTGGCAAGATCGTTTTTGTTGTCAGAGAAAGTTTTGAAGAGGAATTCAAGGATCTTTTTAATAAAAAGCTGGAGGGGAAAATTGAAGCAGAATACGTAACGCAAGAGATAGAGAAGGTTCCTTCAGGGTGTGAATACACGCCGGAAAGATCAAAACCCTGGGGAACCGGACACGCTATTTTAATGGCTAAAGAAGCTATCAACGAACCTTTTGCGGTTATTAATGCCGACGATTATTACGGAAGAGAGGCCTTTTTTACCATGGCAGAATTTTTAATAAAGGAATGTTCCGAAAAAGTGTTTGGTATGGTAGGGTACAGACTGAAAAATACAATCTCCGAGCATGGCTCAGTTTCCAGGGGAGTTTGTAATACGGATAATAGTGATCATTTGCTTTCGGTTGTTGAACGAACGCAAGTTGAAAAAAAGGATGACGGAATTGCCTATCGCGATTACCATAAGTGGAATTTTATTGATAGCCAATCAATCGTTTCAATGAATTTTTGGGGCTTTACACCTGGTGTATTTAGTCATTTGGAAACTCAGTTCACTCAGTTTCTCAAGCAGTACGGACAGGAGTTAAAATCCGAGTTTTATATCCCTTTTGTAATAAGTGAAATTATCAGTGAAGGCGAAACGAATGTCAAAGTGTTGAAGTCTGAATCTCAGTGGTTTGGTGTAACATATAAGGAGGATAAAGAAAAGGCAATAAGTAGCATCAATACATTGGTACAACAAGGTGTTTACCCTGCAAAATTATGGAGTAATTAA
- a CDS encoding MFS transporter, whose protein sequence is MKKSMQVNRSSYLLPLAIVSILFFVIGFGIGISGFLTPFLQDAFHLSTSQSYLVTVAIFSAFVIFGAPAGAIIKKVGYKNGMVIAFFIMALGMFLFIPSSKHLSFPLFLLALFIGGIGNTVLQASVNPYVTIIGPKESAAMRMSLMGIMNKSAWWLSSLFLGIFLDLKNVKLEDVTLPFYIVTGILLALGVFMIFAPLPEVKAEGEEDDNSGVSAGDVSSKSSIFQFPHLLLGVAALFVYVGVETLPMVSIIGYAKAVFGDTARNLDSFSVYVPLGLVIGYLFGVFMIPKYMSQSTALKAFSFIGIGAALILILLPGELGIYAMALIGFANSLMWPAIWPLAIADLGKFTKTGASLLVMGIVGGAVLPFIFGSIIDMVRTSEITTVANYKSAFWIYIPSYLYILFFAVKGSKIRK, encoded by the coding sequence ATGAAAAAATCGATGCAAGTGAATCGAAGTAGTTATTTGTTGCCATTGGCAATTGTTAGTATACTGTTTTTTGTAATAGGCTTTGGAATAGGAATTAGTGGTTTCTTAACACCATTTTTACAAGATGCTTTCCATTTGTCAACCTCTCAATCCTATCTGGTTACAGTCGCCATTTTTTCTGCTTTTGTAATATTTGGAGCCCCAGCCGGAGCCATTATTAAAAAGGTAGGCTATAAAAACGGGATGGTAATTGCCTTTTTTATTATGGCATTGGGAATGTTTTTGTTTATACCTTCCTCAAAGCATTTAAGCTTTCCTTTATTTCTTTTGGCGTTGTTTATTGGAGGTATTGGTAATACCGTATTACAGGCTTCAGTAAATCCTTATGTAACTATAATTGGCCCAAAAGAAAGCGCGGCAATGCGAATGAGTTTGATGGGGATTATGAACAAATCAGCATGGTGGTTATCTTCATTATTTTTGGGAATCTTCCTTGACCTGAAAAATGTAAAACTGGAAGATGTTACACTACCTTTTTATATCGTAACCGGTATTTTACTGGCTTTAGGAGTTTTTATGATTTTTGCGCCACTGCCCGAAGTAAAAGCAGAAGGAGAAGAAGACGACAACTCAGGTGTATCTGCCGGAGATGTTTCATCTAAGTCAAGTATTTTTCAGTTTCCGCATCTATTGCTGGGAGTAGCCGCTTTATTTGTGTACGTAGGAGTTGAAACACTTCCTATGGTATCGATAATTGGATATGCCAAAGCCGTGTTTGGTGATACGGCCAGAAACCTTGATAGCTTCTCCGTTTATGTGCCATTAGGCTTAGTAATTGGTTACTTATTTGGCGTGTTTATGATACCCAAATATATGTCGCAGTCAACAGCACTAAAAGCTTTTAGTTTTATTGGTATTGGAGCAGCTTTGATACTTATATTGTTACCGGGTGAATTAGGGATTTATGCAATGGCATTAATTGGTTTTGCCAACTCGTTAATGTGGCCTGCCATTTGGCCATTGGCAATAGCTGATTTGGGCAAATTTACCAAAACCGGTGCTTCGTTGCTGGTGATGGGAATAGTTGGTGGAGCCGTACTTCCATTTATATTTGGATCTATCATCGATATGGTTAGAACATCGGAAATAACCACCGTAGCCAATTATAAAAGTGCCTTTTGGATTTATATCCCCTCATACCTTTATATTTTATTCTTTGCAGTAAAAGGATCTAAAATCAGAAAATAA
- the glmM gene encoding phosphoglucosamine mutase, translating to MTLIKSISGIRGTIGGKPGEALTPMDIVSISSAFGVWLKKSGGNKKVIIGRDARISGEMVNQLVVGALLSVGIDVVDLGLATTPSVEMAVTDYNAGGGIIITASHNPKNWNALKLLNSRGEFISDQDGKDLLKMVEEQKYTFNEVDDLGTYSKEDYLDKHIEHILNLPLVNKKLIEQAGFSIAVDAVNSVGGIAIPRLLKALGVRVVKEINCTPDGEFAHNPEPLPENIKEICSQIKDSDFDLGIIVDPDVDRLALVCENGEPFGEEYTLVAVADYILENSKGPLVANLSSTMALKDIAKKHGVEFFESAVGEVNVVKTMKEQKAAIGGEGNGGIIYPELHYGRDALVGVALFLTHLASSKKTTSELRAQFADYKMVKHKLELDDTIDLDVILEGVRNKYAKFPSNDIDGIKINFPAGWVHLRKSNTEPIIRIYGEAETEEKAQKLLSDVSHVVKSE from the coding sequence ATGACATTAATAAAATCAATTTCCGGAATCAGGGGAACAATTGGCGGAAAACCCGGAGAGGCATTAACACCAATGGATATCGTAAGTATTTCAAGCGCTTTTGGTGTTTGGTTAAAAAAAAGTGGTGGTAATAAAAAGGTAATAATAGGCCGCGATGCACGAATAAGCGGTGAAATGGTAAATCAGCTTGTTGTAGGTGCTTTGCTTTCTGTAGGAATAGACGTGGTTGATCTTGGTTTGGCAACCACACCTTCTGTTGAGATGGCCGTAACCGATTACAATGCCGGAGGAGGAATAATTATAACTGCGAGTCATAACCCTAAAAACTGGAATGCCTTAAAACTATTGAATAGCCGGGGTGAGTTCATATCCGACCAGGATGGTAAAGACTTGCTAAAAATGGTGGAGGAGCAAAAATATACCTTCAATGAAGTGGATGATTTAGGCACTTATTCAAAAGAAGATTATTTGGATAAGCACATCGAACATATCTTAAATCTTCCACTGGTTAATAAAAAACTTATTGAGCAGGCAGGTTTTTCTATCGCTGTAGATGCCGTAAACTCAGTGGGAGGAATTGCAATTCCAAGGCTGTTAAAGGCTTTGGGAGTGAGAGTTGTAAAAGAAATCAATTGTACGCCGGATGGAGAATTTGCACATAACCCGGAACCACTTCCTGAAAACATTAAAGAGATATGTTCTCAGATAAAAGATAGTGATTTTGATCTTGGAATAATAGTAGATCCCGATGTCGATCGTCTGGCCCTGGTTTGCGAAAATGGCGAACCATTTGGAGAAGAATATACACTGGTTGCTGTTGCTGATTACATTCTTGAAAATTCTAAAGGCCCGCTGGTCGCAAACTTGTCATCAACCATGGCATTAAAAGATATTGCGAAAAAGCATGGTGTTGAGTTTTTCGAATCTGCTGTAGGTGAAGTCAACGTTGTAAAAACGATGAAAGAGCAAAAAGCCGCAATTGGAGGCGAAGGCAACGGAGGAATTATTTATCCTGAACTTCATTACGGCAGAGATGCTTTGGTAGGAGTGGCACTGTTCCTTACGCATCTGGCAAGCTCAAAAAAGACAACATCGGAACTAAGAGCACAGTTTGCAGATTATAAGATGGTAAAACATAAACTGGAGTTGGATGATACAATTGATCTGGATGTCATTCTTGAAGGAGTTCGTAATAAATATGCAAAGTTTCCGAGTAACGATATCGATGGAATAAAAATCAATTTCCCGGCAGGGTGGGTTCACTTGCGTAAATCGAATACTGAGCCGATTATCAGGATTTATGGCGAAGCGGAAACTGAAGAAAAAGCTCAAAAGCTTTTATCTGATGTAAGCCATGTGGTTAAGTCAGAATAA
- the galE gene encoding UDP-glucose 4-epimerase GalE: MTGGTGYIGSHTVVELINEGFEVVIIDDLSNSEMEVVSRIEKITGVKPRFYQFDLCDRTELKAFFEENNNIDGIIHFAAFKAVGESVQFPVSYYRNNLVSLINVLEELNHCAGKNLVFSSSCTVYGQPDELPVTENAPLKPAESPYGNTKKICEEILHDCCKARQELNVISLRYFNPVGAHDTALIGELPKGVPNNLIPFITQTGAGILPELKVFGDDYDTEDGTAVRDYIHVVDLAKAHIAAVKRLLSNTSDTNYEHFNVGTGNGYSVLDIIKTFEKVCGKPLNYKIVNRRPGDIEKIYAETDLANQQLRWKAERNLEDMLASAWKWQESLKKQSDEPKMLASK, from the coding sequence GTGACAGGAGGAACCGGATATATTGGTTCTCACACCGTAGTTGAATTAATAAACGAAGGTTTTGAAGTGGTAATAATTGATGATCTTTCAAATTCGGAAATGGAAGTAGTTTCACGAATTGAAAAAATTACAGGAGTTAAACCCCGGTTTTATCAATTTGATTTATGTGACAGAACGGAGTTGAAAGCTTTTTTTGAGGAGAACAATAATATTGATGGTATCATTCATTTTGCTGCTTTTAAGGCTGTGGGAGAATCTGTTCAGTTTCCGGTGAGCTATTACCGAAACAATTTGGTTTCCCTGATAAATGTGCTGGAAGAATTGAATCATTGTGCAGGCAAAAATCTGGTTTTCTCTTCGTCATGCACAGTTTATGGTCAGCCCGATGAGCTGCCGGTAACGGAAAATGCACCTTTAAAACCTGCAGAATCGCCATATGGAAATACCAAAAAGATCTGTGAAGAGATTCTTCATGATTGTTGTAAAGCCCGGCAGGAACTGAATGTTATTTCACTACGTTATTTTAATCCTGTTGGTGCACATGATACCGCTTTGATTGGTGAATTGCCAAAAGGTGTACCTAATAACCTGATTCCATTTATTACGCAGACCGGTGCTGGAATTCTTCCCGAATTAAAAGTTTTTGGAGATGATTACGATACCGAAGACGGAACGGCTGTCAGGGATTATATTCATGTGGTGGATTTGGCAAAAGCACATATCGCTGCTGTTAAACGACTTTTAAGCAATACTTCCGATACCAATTACGAACATTTTAATGTTGGAACCGGCAATGGATACAGTGTGCTGGATATTATCAAAACTTTTGAGAAAGTATGTGGTAAGCCGCTCAACTATAAAATCGTGAATCGCCGTCCGGGAGATATTGAAAAAATATATGCAGAAACAGATTTGGCCAACCAACAATTAAGATGGAAAGCAGAACGTAATCTGGAAGATATGCTGGCATCGGCCTGGAAATGGCAAGAATCTTTAAAAAAGCAAAGTGATGAACCGAAAATGTTGGCTTCGAAATAA
- a CDS encoding aminoglycoside phosphotransferase family protein, with translation MKTNLYEIAEHFQLEGEILNIATLGEGFINDTFIIKTKTDASPNYLMQRKNRKIFTDVPAMMDNIERITSHLKKKISARGGDPMREALTVIKTKEGALYHVDQEGEYWALCLFIPGSVTYEAADTPELAYAGGKGIGKFQRMTSDFTGKLSDILPGFHNIRFRFKQWDEVLAKDPVDRKKDMEKEIAWIEERREEMLGFWEKVETGVIPTRVTHNDTKINNILFDDKGDVLCVIDLDTVLSSTALNDFGDAIRSYTNTGLEDDKDLNKVSMDIQIFEAYTRGYLSETKSFLTQVELDYLAFSAKYITYEQVLRFLMDYIDGDNYYKIKYAEHNLVRTRAQYRLLQSIEEQFDEMKKIVKANQ, from the coding sequence ATGAAAACAAACTTATATGAAATAGCTGAGCACTTTCAACTGGAAGGCGAGATTTTGAATATAGCTACTTTAGGAGAAGGTTTTATCAATGATACGTTTATCATAAAAACTAAAACGGATGCTTCTCCCAATTACCTGATGCAGCGAAAAAACAGGAAAATCTTTACAGATGTTCCTGCCATGATGGACAATATTGAAAGGATTACCTCACATCTGAAGAAAAAGATTAGCGCCCGGGGAGGTGATCCAATGCGTGAGGCACTAACTGTGATTAAAACAAAAGAAGGAGCTTTATATCATGTCGATCAGGAAGGTGAATACTGGGCGCTTTGTTTGTTTATACCGGGCAGTGTTACCTATGAGGCTGCCGATACTCCTGAGTTGGCTTATGCCGGCGGAAAGGGAATAGGTAAGTTCCAACGAATGACCTCCGATTTTACAGGAAAATTATCAGATATTTTACCAGGGTTTCATAATATACGCTTCCGTTTTAAACAGTGGGACGAGGTGTTGGCTAAAGATCCGGTTGATCGTAAAAAAGACATGGAAAAGGAGATTGCCTGGATCGAGGAAAGAAGAGAAGAAATGCTCGGATTCTGGGAAAAAGTTGAAACGGGGGTTATACCAACAAGAGTTACCCACAATGATACTAAAATCAATAATATTCTTTTCGACGATAAAGGAGATGTGCTTTGTGTGATTGATTTGGATACCGTATTAAGCAGTACTGCTTTAAACGATTTTGGAGACGCCATTCGGTCGTATACAAATACCGGGCTGGAAGATGATAAAGATCTTAATAAGGTTTCAATGGATATACAAATTTTTGAAGCATATACCCGGGGGTATCTATCAGAAACAAAATCATTTTTGACGCAAGTGGAGTTAGATTACCTGGCGTTTTCAGCGAAATACATTACATACGAACAGGTGTTGAGGTTTCTGATGGATTATATAGACGGCGATAATTACTACAAAATAAAGTATGCCGAACATAATCTTGTTCGCACACGTGCACAATACAGGTTATTACAGAGTATTGAAGAGCAATTTGATGAAATGAAAAAGATTGTCAAGGCAAATCAGTAA